The following proteins are co-located in the uncultured Fibrobacter sp. genome:
- a CDS encoding PTS sugar transporter subunit IIA: MNPIYVKHYSESVSFAKALGLAYDALVHGPSAFDAMAVWKALSERIAQGIYMGEGLLLPHTRVPGLSEPLLAFVVCPPGFTDIQVKAGQVPQFMCLLLSPAESATCHTQVIAKIARKLLNPQWRAKALAATTPEELTTLFEE, encoded by the coding sequence ATGAATCCTATTTACGTAAAACATTATTCGGAATCGGTATCGTTTGCGAAGGCGCTCGGCCTTGCCTACGATGCTCTTGTGCATGGTCCTTCAGCGTTTGATGCGATGGCGGTGTGGAAAGCCTTATCGGAACGTATTGCGCAGGGAATTTATATGGGCGAGGGCTTGCTCTTGCCGCATACCCGCGTACCAGGACTTTCGGAACCTTTGCTTGCTTTTGTGGTTTGTCCGCCGGGCTTTACGGATATTCAGGTGAAGGCGGGACAGGTGCCGCAGTTTATGTGCTTGCTGCTTTCGCCGGCAGAGTCGGCGACCTGCCACACGCAGGTGATTGCCAAAATTGCGCGTAAGCTCTTGAATCCTCAGTGGCGAGCAAAGGCTTTGGCCGCAACTACGCCAGAAGAACTGACTACCCTGTTCGAAGAGTAA
- the dapB gene encoding dihydrodipicolinate reductase gives MSVQVMVNGIPGNMGRIVAETCVARGLELVPYSLTGEIIVENEAEVAGKTIQLLKPSNREARIGEVLEKYPNVICIDYTHPTAVNDNAAFYVKHKIPFVMGTTGGDREALAKLVAEANHPSVIAPNMAKQIVAFQTMIEFLAKEFPTAFSGYKLSVVESHQKTKADTSGTAKAVVGDFQKMGFDFSVDDIEKVRNEKEQMERMHVPEEYLGGHAFHTYSLDSADGTVHFEFQHNVCGRKIYAEGTVDAVNFLACHIANGTAKPFNMMDVLRSGKMR, from the coding sequence ATGTCTGTACAAGTGATGGTAAATGGTATTCCGGGCAACATGGGCCGCATTGTGGCCGAAACCTGCGTGGCCCGCGGCCTCGAACTCGTCCCGTATTCTTTGACGGGTGAAATTATCGTTGAAAACGAAGCCGAAGTCGCCGGCAAGACCATCCAACTTTTGAAGCCGAGCAATCGCGAAGCTCGCATTGGCGAAGTTCTTGAAAAGTATCCGAACGTTATTTGCATTGACTATACGCACCCGACGGCCGTGAACGACAACGCCGCTTTCTACGTAAAGCACAAGATTCCGTTCGTGATGGGCACCACCGGTGGTGACCGCGAAGCGCTCGCCAAGCTCGTTGCCGAAGCCAATCACCCGAGCGTGATTGCCCCGAACATGGCAAAGCAGATTGTCGCTTTCCAGACGATGATTGAATTTTTGGCGAAGGAATTCCCGACGGCATTCAGCGGCTACAAGCTCTCCGTGGTCGAAAGCCACCAGAAGACCAAGGCCGATACGAGCGGTACCGCGAAGGCCGTGGTGGGCGACTTCCAGAAGATGGGTTTCGACTTCTCTGTCGACGATATCGAAAAGGTACGTAACGAAAAGGAACAGATGGAACGCATGCATGTGCCCGAAGAATACCTCGGCGGTCACGCCTTCCACACCTACAGCCTCGACAGCGCCGACGGTACGGTTCACTTTGAATTCCAGCACAACGTGTGCGGCCGCAAGATTTACGCCGAAGGCACCGTGGACGCCGTGAACTTCCTCGCATGCCACATTGCAAACGGAACGGCCAAGCCCTTCAACATGATGGACGTGCTCCGCTCCGGCAAGATGCGCTAG
- a CDS encoding phosphotransferase, giving the protein MSNEIVSPAIDCFLTSHGYSDYEVTPIAGAGSGRKYYRIASDKRSSVLQVSASVDEDFKRFVDYAEAFNSFGLPVPRIYCVDETSCSVLQEDLGAHNLLDNILPPGHEKKTGNVRILYPEVIDSLIKWQEVSRSLFSSRSDLWLRRFDFDALKWETDYFTENYLKAHKGIEEIPEYVRQFYSLLAVSVEAQHKVLMHRDFQSQNIIVKPNSEIAFVDFQGARRGAMFYDLASLLWDPYVELSLTEIKDFFEYWRISYRETKTYSKEDAWEAFIHASLQRVMQAMGAYCFLSKVKGIQKFENYIEPGKRQLRSVFNEFKQVAKATSPKVFDFMDKALV; this is encoded by the coding sequence ATGAGTAATGAAATTGTTTCTCCGGCTATTGATTGTTTTTTGACGTCTCACGGTTACTCGGATTATGAGGTAACCCCTATTGCAGGTGCTGGTTCGGGCCGCAAGTATTATCGCATTGCCTCTGACAAGCGCTCCTCGGTGCTGCAGGTATCCGCTTCCGTGGATGAAGATTTTAAGCGCTTTGTGGATTATGCGGAAGCTTTCAATTCCTTTGGACTTCCGGTTCCCCGCATTTATTGTGTCGATGAAACCTCGTGCTCCGTCTTGCAGGAAGACCTCGGTGCCCACAACTTGCTCGATAACATCTTGCCTCCGGGACATGAAAAGAAGACAGGAAATGTCCGCATCCTCTACCCGGAAGTGATTGATTCGCTGATTAAGTGGCAGGAAGTTTCTCGCTCGCTTTTCAGCTCGCGCTCGGATCTGTGGCTTCGCCGTTTCGATTTTGATGCACTCAAGTGGGAAACGGATTACTTTACCGAGAACTACCTGAAGGCCCATAAGGGAATTGAGGAAATCCCGGAATACGTTCGTCAGTTCTATTCGCTCTTGGCCGTTTCGGTCGAAGCCCAGCATAAGGTGCTGATGCACCGCGATTTCCAGAGCCAGAACATTATCGTGAAGCCGAACTCCGAAATTGCATTTGTTGATTTCCAGGGCGCACGTCGCGGAGCCATGTTCTACGATCTTGCCTCGCTTCTGTGGGATCCGTATGTGGAACTTTCGTTGACCGAAATTAAGGACTTCTTCGAATACTGGCGCATTTCGTATCGCGAAACCAAGACGTACTCCAAGGAAGATGCCTGGGAAGCCTTTATTCATGCGAGCTTGCAGCGCGTGATGCAGGCCATGGGGGCTTATTGCTTCTTGAGTAAGGTCAAGGGAATCCAGAAGTTTGAAAACTACATTGAACCCGGAAAGCGTCAACTGCGCAGTGTCTTTAACGAGTTCAAGCAGGTTGCTAAGGCAACCTCTCCGAAAGTGTTCGACTTCATGGATAAGGCTCTGGTTTAG
- a CDS encoding GGDEF domain-containing protein, with product MSVFTFYTEVNIGCICVLMLLLYSIKRLPTPQQKFKLFYKLVLWHILYFASDSLWALVNDGTILKNTFTVLAVNYSNAIVAAFLFYSCFMYAEISTRPEMTRVQIQRLQAKLKIPIFLEMVLLLVSFVLLPDFWLDKELEPIDLYYFVLLFLPFVYIMTVTIRAVVRGLEPEHRKNLKTILIVASYTPGCIIAAGAQLFLSLTTPIFCFWCTLIILFVYLNSQNQLISTDSLTSLNNRNQLERYLMQLREPKNSYVIMVDVDHFKQINDTYGHVEGDMALVVISKALKKACGRLGNSVFLCRYGGDEFLMIAHTEMPEGVVSVIRECLQDEISNRRGPQKYTIEVSVGYAAWDGFATNFRRSVVSADEMMYEDKRS from the coding sequence ATGAGTGTCTTTACTTTTTATACGGAAGTGAATATCGGGTGCATCTGCGTCCTGATGTTGCTCCTGTATAGTATCAAAAGACTCCCGACTCCGCAACAGAAGTTTAAGCTGTTCTATAAACTGGTACTGTGGCATATTCTTTATTTCGCGAGCGACTCGCTGTGGGCGCTAGTGAATGACGGCACCATTCTCAAAAATACGTTTACCGTCTTGGCGGTAAATTATTCGAACGCGATTGTGGCGGCATTCCTGTTCTATAGCTGCTTTATGTATGCCGAAATAAGTACGCGGCCAGAAATGACTCGTGTGCAGATACAACGCCTTCAGGCAAAACTGAAAATTCCAATTTTTTTAGAAATGGTTCTATTGCTAGTTTCGTTTGTGCTCTTGCCAGATTTTTGGCTTGACAAGGAACTAGAACCTATTGACCTTTACTATTTCGTTTTGTTGTTCCTACCGTTTGTGTATATAATGACGGTAACAATTCGCGCTGTTGTTCGAGGCTTGGAACCTGAGCATCGAAAGAACCTTAAGACTATCCTGATCGTGGCAAGTTATACCCCTGGGTGTATTATTGCTGCGGGAGCGCAGCTTTTCTTATCCCTGACGACGCCGATTTTCTGCTTCTGGTGTACGTTGATAATCCTCTTTGTCTATTTGAATTCGCAGAATCAGTTAATATCGACGGATTCCCTGACTTCGCTGAATAACCGAAATCAGCTGGAACGTTACCTGATGCAGCTGCGCGAACCCAAAAATTCCTATGTGATTATGGTTGACGTAGATCATTTTAAACAGATCAACGATACCTATGGGCATGTAGAGGGGGACATGGCGCTGGTGGTGATTTCGAAGGCGCTTAAGAAAGCTTGCGGACGGCTAGGAAATTCGGTTTTTCTCTGCCGCTACGGTGGCGATGAGTTTCTGATGATTGCCCATACGGAAATGCCGGAGGGGGTTGTTTCTGTAATTCGAGAATGCCTGCAAGACGAAATCTCGAATAGGCGGGGCCCGCAAAAGTATACGATCGAGGTGAGTGTCGGCTATGCCGCCTGGGATGGTTTCGCCACGAATTTCAGGCGGAGTGTTGTCAGCGCCGACGAGATGATGTACGAAGACAAACGTTCCTAA
- a CDS encoding ABC transporter permease subunit: MRSYILRRLLLMIPTLIGISLVCFILIQLLPGGPVEEMISRAQQAAAMKGGVDASKALSPDQIAQIQAYFGFDQPAWKRYLTWLWNVLHLDLGSSYTYGLPVWDVITSRFPISLFFGITSFFLSYLVCIPLGLWKAVHHGSKLDSLSSGVIFSGYVMPGYALGILLIIFLAGGSYLDIFPLGGLTSDDFEDFTFFEKMVDLGHHLILPIFCYMISEFAFLTFLMKNSALEELGKDYMRTALAKGMSFNQALVRHALRNALIPIATRLSEICTLMFAGALLIEKVFDIDGMGLLYYNSMVNRDYNVVMGVIFLSSLMAMIGRLFSDILYTLVDPRIKFS, translated from the coding sequence ATGCGTTCTTATATCCTCCGCCGCTTACTTTTGATGATCCCGACTCTCATCGGGATTTCATTGGTATGCTTTATCCTTATTCAGCTGTTGCCGGGTGGACCTGTGGAGGAAATGATTTCGCGTGCGCAGCAGGCCGCAGCCATGAAGGGTGGTGTTGATGCGTCCAAGGCGCTCTCACCCGACCAGATTGCGCAAATCCAGGCGTATTTCGGTTTTGACCAACCCGCCTGGAAACGTTATCTGACTTGGCTTTGGAATGTTTTGCACTTGGACCTAGGTTCCAGTTACACCTACGGGCTCCCCGTGTGGGACGTGATTACGAGCCGTTTCCCGATTTCGCTGTTCTTTGGTATTACTTCGTTCTTCCTGAGTTATCTTGTCTGCATTCCGCTGGGTCTCTGGAAGGCGGTGCATCATGGGAGCAAGCTGGATTCCCTTTCTTCGGGTGTGATTTTCTCGGGGTATGTGATGCCGGGTTACGCTCTTGGTATCCTGCTCATCATCTTTTTGGCAGGCGGTTCGTACCTTGACATTTTTCCGCTAGGGGGCCTCACGAGCGATGACTTCGAGGACTTTACCTTCTTCGAAAAGATGGTGGACCTCGGGCACCATTTGATTCTGCCGATTTTCTGCTACATGATTAGCGAATTCGCGTTCCTCACGTTCCTCATGAAAAACTCCGCGCTGGAAGAGTTGGGCAAGGACTATATGCGTACCGCCCTAGCGAAGGGTATGAGCTTTAACCAGGCGCTGGTGCGCCATGCGCTCCGTAACGCCCTGATTCCGATTGCCACACGCCTTTCTGAAATCTGCACCCTGATGTTTGCTGGGGCTCTCCTCATCGAGAAGGTGTTCGACATCGACGGCATGGGACTCCTTTATTACAATTCCATGGTGAACCGCGACTATAACGTGGTGATGGGTGTAATCTTCCTCAGCAGCCTGATGGCGATGATTGGCCGCCTCTTCAGCGATATCCTCTATACGCTGGTGGACCCGCGCATCAAGTTCTCGTAG
- a CDS encoding MFS transporter, protein MSLEENINSSTKPPLWTRNFVTVAAANFLLFFSFYQLLPILPLYIIEKFQTDNATAGFIISLYTIGALACRPFAGFLVDTLSRKPLYFWTFFAFTACFLGYKTVGILPILAAVRFAHGLFFGISSTASNTVAIDALPACRRGEGIGYFGISVNLAFATGPMTGMFLYEAFGDTLVFAISIILCVIGLILVQTLNVPRKEKKPHAPLSLDRFFLTRAIPQFANFIFVGFAYGPVTNYIALYAKELGIGGSGWFYALIAAGLIINRIMTGRLIDRGYLIHLVGTGMTLNVVAYFLLAFSHTSAAFFISAFLIGTSLGLIFPGYQTMCVNLARHDQRGTANSTYLSGWDIGIGTGILVGGSMAGHFGMHQPVFLACAVALVIADVLYFTWTSRHYLKNKLEG, encoded by the coding sequence ATGTCTTTAGAAGAAAACATAAACAGTTCCACTAAGCCGCCCCTCTGGACGCGGAATTTCGTGACGGTTGCCGCCGCGAACTTTTTGCTGTTCTTCAGTTTTTACCAGCTGCTGCCGATCCTTCCGCTATACATTATCGAAAAATTCCAGACGGACAACGCGACTGCCGGATTCATCATCTCGCTCTACACCATTGGCGCTCTCGCCTGCCGACCGTTCGCCGGTTTCCTGGTGGATACCCTCAGCCGTAAGCCCCTGTACTTCTGGACGTTCTTCGCGTTTACCGCCTGTTTTCTAGGCTACAAGACCGTCGGCATCTTGCCGATTCTCGCCGCCGTGCGGTTTGCCCATGGCCTATTCTTCGGCATTTCGAGCACGGCGAGCAACACGGTCGCCATCGACGCCCTGCCGGCATGTCGCCGCGGCGAAGGCATCGGCTACTTCGGCATCAGCGTGAACCTTGCCTTTGCGACAGGCCCCATGACAGGCATGTTCCTGTACGAAGCCTTCGGCGACACTCTCGTATTCGCCATTTCAATTATTTTGTGCGTCATCGGACTTATCCTGGTGCAGACCCTGAACGTTCCGCGCAAAGAGAAAAAGCCGCACGCCCCACTTTCACTCGACCGATTCTTTCTCACCCGAGCCATTCCGCAGTTTGCAAATTTCATTTTCGTCGGATTCGCCTACGGCCCGGTAACAAACTATATCGCACTTTACGCCAAGGAACTCGGTATCGGAGGATCCGGCTGGTTCTATGCACTGATTGCTGCGGGCCTGATTATAAACCGCATCATGACAGGCAGACTCATTGACCGTGGCTACCTGATTCACCTGGTGGGTACAGGCATGACCTTGAATGTGGTCGCCTACTTCTTACTCGCGTTCAGCCACACGTCCGCCGCCTTCTTTATTTCGGCATTCCTTATCGGAACAAGTCTCGGCCTCATTTTCCCTGGGTACCAGACGATGTGCGTGAACCTCGCCCGTCACGACCAGCGCGGTACCGCCAACAGCACCTACCTCTCCGGCTGGGATATCGGAATCGGTACAGGCATTCTAGTAGGAGGCTCCATGGCAGGGCATTTCGGTATGCACCAGCCTGTATTTCTCGCCTGCGCCGTAGCACTCGTCATCGCAGATGTCCTCTACTTTACCTGGACATCAAGGCACTATCTGAAGAATAAACTCGAAGGATAG